A single Candidatus Polarisedimenticolaceae bacterium DNA region contains:
- a CDS encoding patatin-like phospholipase family protein translates to MRVRFWGALLVAAACGAVAAEGPAKPKLALVLSGGGARGAAHIGVLKVLEEKHVVPDLIVGTSMGSIVGGLYAAGYSPQEIEDILAGINWNEVFFDAPERRDRTFRRKQDDDVFLVPTKLRFKGLKVYMPSGILGGQRLDLTLRALVDKATAAQDFDDLTVPYRAVAMDLSNGEAVVIGDGSLAEAMRASMSVPGAFPPVVRDGKTLVDGGAAANLPIGIAQSLGAERLIAVDITSPLNPEVEGRSFMGVLDQLSALLTVGNREADLTRLKPDDLLIRPNLEGIKFDEFEKAREAVGIGEVAAREKLNALDAFSADDATWTAFRERHRHADLHAQPLREFTLENTSWVDDRVVLERLDLPIGKPIDRAALDRQLVLLSGLDYFGILRPELVPVEGGTALKLTAPRKPYSRGSLQFGLSLDTDLAGEATFTLIARHRMMAVNTRGGEWKNTAQVGSTRLLSMEFYQPLDWGMRWFFSPVMYVSRETQKLWVDGVAIGDFKVDTQWAGVDFGRILAEKVEVRVGVFRGREDFDQTVGIPLPLDELDNLDFGGFRAGFRVDTAEAAAFPSKGATMMVAAERDLAAFGAEEDSTIFKADLQQAFEFRGSTFTLRVAGSTVVDGSATLRTAAVLGGLGRLSGLGTNELFGERGGFAAFTWYQRLTEIPLGSFKNRVFVGVSLEAGNTYFEGEPITWPSLRAGGAVFLGATTPLGPAYLGWGWTEPDRNRWYLVIGERF, encoded by the coding sequence ATGCGCGTTCGATTCTGGGGAGCCCTGCTCGTCGCCGCCGCCTGCGGTGCCGTCGCCGCCGAGGGGCCGGCGAAGCCCAAGCTCGCCCTCGTCCTCAGCGGCGGCGGCGCGCGCGGCGCGGCGCACATCGGCGTGCTGAAGGTCCTCGAGGAGAAACACGTCGTCCCCGACCTCATCGTCGGAACGAGCATGGGCTCGATCGTCGGCGGGCTCTACGCCGCCGGCTACTCCCCGCAGGAGATCGAGGACATCCTCGCGGGGATCAACTGGAACGAGGTCTTCTTCGACGCCCCCGAGCGTCGCGACCGCACCTTCCGCCGGAAGCAGGACGACGACGTCTTCCTGGTGCCCACGAAGCTGCGGTTCAAGGGACTCAAGGTCTACATGCCCTCGGGAATCCTCGGCGGGCAGCGGCTCGACCTGACCCTTCGCGCCCTCGTCGACAAGGCGACCGCGGCCCAGGACTTCGACGATCTCACCGTTCCCTACCGGGCGGTCGCGATGGACCTCAGCAACGGGGAGGCCGTGGTGATCGGCGACGGCAGCCTCGCCGAGGCGATGCGCGCGAGCATGTCGGTCCCCGGCGCCTTTCCGCCGGTGGTGCGGGACGGAAAGACGCTCGTGGACGGCGGTGCCGCGGCGAACCTCCCCATCGGGATCGCGCAGTCGCTCGGCGCCGAGCGGCTGATCGCCGTCGACATCACGAGCCCCCTGAACCCGGAGGTCGAGGGGCGCTCGTTCATGGGGGTTCTCGATCAGCTCTCCGCCCTCCTGACCGTCGGCAATCGCGAGGCGGACCTCACGCGGCTGAAGCCCGACGACCTGCTCATCCGACCGAACCTCGAGGGGATCAAGTTCGACGAGTTCGAGAAGGCCAGGGAAGCCGTGGGGATCGGCGAGGTCGCGGCGCGCGAGAAGCTGAACGCGCTCGACGCCTTCTCGGCGGACGACGCGACCTGGACCGCTTTCCGCGAGCGCCACCGTCACGCGGACCTCCATGCCCAGCCGCTCCGGGAGTTCACCCTCGAGAACACGAGCTGGGTCGACGATCGCGTGGTCCTGGAACGACTCGACCTCCCGATCGGAAAGCCGATCGACCGCGCGGCCCTCGACCGCCAGCTCGTGCTGCTGTCGGGGCTCGACTACTTCGGCATCCTCCGGCCCGAGCTCGTGCCGGTGGAGGGCGGCACGGCCCTGAAGCTCACGGCGCCCCGGAAACCCTACTCGAGGGGGAGCCTCCAGTTCGGCCTCAGCCTCGACACCGACCTCGCGGGGGAGGCGACCTTCACCCTCATCGCGCGCCACCGCATGATGGCGGTGAACACGCGTGGGGGCGAGTGGAAGAACACCGCGCAGGTCGGAAGCACCCGGCTGCTGTCGATGGAGTTCTATCAGCCCCTCGACTGGGGGATGCGGTGGTTCTTCTCCCCGGTGATGTACGTCTCCCGGGAGACGCAGAAGCTCTGGGTGGACGGGGTCGCGATCGGCGACTTCAAGGTCGACACCCAGTGGGCCGGCGTCGACTTCGGGAGGATCCTCGCGGAGAAGGTGGAAGTCCGCGTCGGGGTGTTCCGCGGCCGGGAAGACTTCGACCAGACGGTGGGGATCCCGCTCCCCCTCGACGAGCTGGACAACCTGGACTTCGGCGGCTTCCGCGCCGGGTTCCGCGTCGACACCGCCGAGGCCGCGGCGTTTCCCAGCAAGGGGGCCACGATGATGGTCGCCGCCGAGCGCGACCTCGCGGCCTTCGGGGCGGAGGAGGACTCCACGATCTTCAAGGCGGACCTCCAGCAGGCCTTCGAGTTCCGAGGGAGCACCTTCACCCTCCGGGTGGCGGGTTCCACCGTCGTGGACGGGAGCGCGACCCTGCGCACGGCGGCGGTGCTCGGCGGCCTCGGGAGGTTGTCGGGGCTCGGGACCAACGAGCTGTTCGGAGAGCGCGGCGGGTTCGCGGCGTTCACCTGGTACCAGCGCCTCACCGAGATCCCGCTGGGCTCGTTCAAGAACCGTGTCTTCGTCGGCGTCTCGCTCGAGGCGGGCAACACCTACTTC
- a CDS encoding alpha/beta hydrolase: MRPRFRRAASAAIRWSLRAFATCAAVVAAIAAGFLLYALEALPPLQPWHTERLEREFDADRDRGLDLDGYRRLEEELFAGIPDFGARAAWTRWDPNGQVRRLAGDAPWNRTFRVGTPGTRGAALLVHGLTDSPYAMGALARVLAEAGYEATVLRLPGHGALPSGMVRMRLEDWQAAVRIAARDVAARVPPGGRFVVGGFSTGGALTLQYTLDTQVDASLRRPDGVVLVSPAIAVSPLAALSNAMDLASILPWEPLQKSHWQEIKPEFDPYKFNSFAVNAIRQVRRTTLRLQASLADAQEAGRLGSMPPVLAFQSAIDATVGTDPVVDLLFARLSGAQHRLVLFDVNRYRGLGTLQRPETKLLIDRAAGGPRGYSLTVIANRSTESPEVEAREYTPGSAEPSARPLDLAWPAGVVSLGHVALPFPPDDPVYGFLPGSGANGVPSLGSWALRGEEGAITLPLGALTRLRSNPFWQVVVEEVGRFGASGERP, translated from the coding sequence ATGAGGCCGCGATTCCGTCGTGCGGCGTCGGCCGCGATCCGCTGGTCGCTCCGCGCGTTCGCGACGTGCGCGGCCGTGGTCGCGGCGATCGCCGCCGGCTTCCTGCTGTACGCGCTGGAGGCCCTGCCCCCCCTTCAGCCGTGGCACACCGAGCGCCTCGAGCGCGAGTTCGACGCCGACCGCGATCGGGGACTCGACCTCGACGGATACCGGCGGCTCGAGGAGGAGCTGTTCGCCGGCATTCCCGACTTCGGAGCGCGCGCCGCGTGGACGCGCTGGGACCCGAACGGGCAGGTGCGGCGGCTCGCGGGGGACGCCCCCTGGAATCGCACGTTCCGCGTCGGAACGCCCGGGACGCGCGGCGCCGCGCTGCTGGTGCACGGCCTGACCGACTCGCCCTACGCGATGGGGGCGCTCGCGCGGGTCCTCGCGGAGGCGGGGTACGAGGCGACGGTGCTGCGTCTCCCCGGGCACGGCGCGCTCCCCTCCGGCATGGTGCGCATGCGCCTCGAGGACTGGCAGGCGGCGGTCCGGATCGCGGCGCGCGACGTTGCGGCGCGGGTCCCTCCGGGAGGGCGGTTCGTGGTCGGCGGGTTCTCCACGGGAGGGGCGCTGACCCTGCAGTACACCCTCGATACCCAGGTCGACGCCTCGCTCCGGCGGCCCGACGGGGTCGTGCTCGTCTCTCCGGCGATCGCGGTGAGCCCGCTCGCCGCGTTGTCGAACGCGATGGACCTGGCTTCCATCCTGCCGTGGGAGCCGCTGCAGAAGTCCCATTGGCAGGAGATCAAGCCGGAATTCGACCCCTACAAGTTCAACTCCTTCGCGGTGAACGCGATCCGGCAGGTGCGCCGCACGACCCTTCGCCTCCAGGCCTCGCTCGCCGACGCGCAGGAGGCGGGGCGGCTGGGTTCGATGCCCCCCGTGCTCGCCTTCCAGTCGGCGATCGACGCGACGGTGGGAACGGATCCCGTCGTGGACCTTCTCTTCGCCCGGCTCTCCGGCGCGCAGCACCGGCTCGTCCTCTTCGACGTCAATCGCTACCGCGGCCTGGGAACGCTGCAGCGCCCCGAGACGAAGCTCCTGATCGACCGTGCCGCCGGCGGACCGCGCGGGTACTCCCTCACGGTGATCGCCAATCGCTCCACGGAGAGCCCGGAGGTCGAGGCCCGCGAGTACACACCCGGCTCGGCGGAGCCTTCGGCCCGGCCGCTCGACCTCGCCTGGCCCGCGGGGGTCGTCTCGCTCGGGCACGTCGCCCTCCCGTTTCCGCCGGACGACCCGGTCTACGGCTTCCTCCCGGGGAGCGGCGCCAACGGCGTGCCCTCCCTCGGCTCGTGGGCGCTGCGCGGGGAGGAAGGGGCGATCACCCTGCCGCTCGGGGCGCTGACCCGGCTGCGCAGCAACCCGTTCTGGCAAGTCGTCGTGGAGGAGGTCGGCAGGTTCGGCGCGTCGGGCGAGCGTCCGTGA